In Zingiber officinale cultivar Zhangliang chromosome 1A, Zo_v1.1, whole genome shotgun sequence, a genomic segment contains:
- the LOC121997396 gene encoding probable cytokinin riboside 5'-monophosphate phosphoribohydrolase LOG4: MNIASHSHEYIVLKSSDEREKQNELHYCRSEVELHYCRSEILVESIGEVKRVADMHERKLEMAKNAYAFIDLPGGYGTMEELLEIIAWSQLGIHHKPVGILNVDGYYNDLIQLFDKGVREGLIEDSASHIVISADNAEELLRKMEAKAGEERRREANKKRRSS, encoded by the exons ATGAATATAGCTAGCCATTCTCATGAATATATAGTCTTGAAGTCTTCAGATGAGCGTGAGAAGCAGAATGAACTGCACTACTGCAGAAGTGAGGTGGAACTGCACTACTGCAGAAGTGAG ATATTAGTAGAAAGCATCGGTGAGGTgaaaagagttgcagacatgcaCGAGAGGAAGTTAGAAATGGCTAAGAATGCATATGCCTTCATTGATCTTCCAG GTGGCTATGGAACCATGGAGGAGCTTCTTGAGATAATAGCTTGGTCTCAGCTTGGCATCCACCACAAACCA GTTGGGATTCTGAATGTGGACGGTTACTACAACGATTTGATCCAACTGTTTGACAAAGGAGTGAGAGAAGGGTTAATCGAGGACTCTGCGAGTCACATTGTCATTTCGGCAGACAATGCGGAAGAACTTCTAAGGAAAATGGAGGCCAAGGccggagaggagaggaggagagaagCCAACAAGAAAAGGAGAAGCAGCTAG
- the LOC121997403 gene encoding uncharacterized protein LOC121997403, producing MATSIVRMKMRLSKGSQVEVQRWDGQSSYSWRCADVVSGNGRYYLVRIHGATASPSAVLERVPRKFIRPQPDPIGLRALYSWSPGDEVEALVDHAWWPAVVTAVGYGKVVVYLLGKMRKVRVRACELRLRRQWVDNQWTLVDKEPREAIISSGFSAAAESCNVAGRQSRIIKEDEEEEQRGGVVLRDSGCCSSVGSCS from the exons ATGGCGACGTCGATCGTGAGGATGAAGATGCGGCTGAGCAAGGGGAGCCAGGTCGAGGTCCAGCGGTGGGACGGTCAGTCGTCCTACTCCTGGCGCTGCGCCGACGTCGTCTCCGGCAACGGTCGGTACTACCTCGTCCGTATCCACGGGGCCACCGCGTCCCCGTCCGCGGTGCTCGAGCGAGTCCCCCGCAAGTTTATCAGGCCGCAGCCGGACCCGATTGGCCTCCGCGCCCTCTACTCCTGGAGCCCTGGTGACGAGGTGGAGGCGCTCGTTGACCACGCCTGGTGGCCGGCTGTGGTTACGGCCGTCGGCTACGGGAAGGTCGTCGTCTACCTCCTCGGGAAGATGAGGAAGGTCAGAGTCCGCGCGTGCGAGCTTCGGCTGAGGAGGCAGTGGGTCGACAACCAGTGGACGCTAGTCGATAAG GAACCTAGGGAGGCCATAATTTCCAGTGGATTTTCGGCGGCGGCTGAGTCATGCAACGTTGCCGGCCGACAGAGCAGAATCATCAaagaagatgaggaagaagagcagagGGGAGGCGTTGTTTTAAGAGATTCTGGTTGTTGTTCCTCCGTTGGAAGTTGCAGTTGA
- the LOC122022909 gene encoding flap endonuclease 1-like isoform X3, which produces MGIKGLTKLLADHAPKAMKEQKFESYFGRKIAIDASMSVYQFLIVVGRTGMNTLTNQTGEVTRHLQGMFNRTIRLLEAGIEPVYVFDGQPPELKKQEFAKRYSKREDATNDLNTAIKISDLEGIEKHSKRTVKVTKQHNEDCKRLLRLMGVPTIEAPCEAEAQCTALCKSDKVFAVASEDMDTLTFGAPRFLRHLMDPSSRKIPVMEFEVSKVLEELRLTMDQFIDLCILSGCDYCDSIKGIGGQTALKLIRQHSCIEHILENINKERYKIPEEWPYQETRRLFKEPNVTMDVPELKWIAPDEEGLLSFLVNENGFNSDRVAKVVKIYIERADTCG; this is translated from the exons ATGGGGATAAAG GGTTTGACGAAGCTCCTTGCGGACCACGCTCCCAAAGCTATGAAGGAACAGAAGTTTGAGAGTTATTTCGGCCGGAAGATTGCAATTGACGCTAGCATGAGCGTGTACCAGTTCCTT ATTGTTGTCGGAAGAACTGGCATGAACACTCTCACTAACCAGACTGGTGAAGTTACACG TCATTTGCAAGGGATGTTCAATCGAACTATCAGATTATTAGAAGCAGGTATCGAGCCAGT ATATGTATTTGACGGTCAACCTCCAGAGCTGAAGAAACAAGAATTTGCCAAGAG ataTTCAAAGAGGGAAGATGCAACTAACGATCTGAACACAGCAATTAAG ATTAGTGATCTAGAGGGAATTGAAAAGCACAGCAAAAGGACTGTCAAG GTAACCAAGCAACATAATGAAGATTGTAAACGTCTCTTAAGACTGATGGGTGTGCCTACTATTGAG GCACCGTGTGAAGCAGAAGCTCAATGCACAGCTCTTTGCAAAAGTGACAAG GTGTTTGCGGTTGCCTCAGAAGACATGGATACTTTAACTTTTGGGGCACCGAGGTTTCTCCGTCATTTAATGGATCCTAGTTCCAGAAAAATCCCTGTGATGGAATTTGAAGTTTCAAAG GTTCTTGAAGAGCTAAGACTCACTATGGATCAGTTCATTGATTTGTGTATTCTCTCTGGATGTGATTATTGTGATAGCATTAAAG GCATTGGAGGACAAACTGCTTTGAAGCTCATCCGTCAGCATAGTTGCATAGAGCATATCTTGGAGAACATAAACAAAGAAAG ATATAAAATTCCTGAAGAGTGGCCGTATCAAGAAACTCGACGTTTGTTCAAAGAACCAAATGTGACCATGGACGTTCCAGAACTAAAGTGGATAGCTCCAGATGAGGAG GGTCTTCTGAGCTTTCTGgtgaatgaaaatggattcaaCAGTGATCGAGTTGCTAAG GTGGTCAAGATATACATAGAGAGAGCGGATACTTGTGGCTAG
- the LOC122022909 gene encoding flap endonuclease 1-like isoform X2: MGIKGLTKLLADHAPKAMKEQKFESYFGRKIAIDASMSVYQFLIVVGRTGMNTLTNQTGEVTRHLQGMFNRTIRLLEAGIEPVYVFDGQPPELKKQEFAKRYSKREDATNDLNTAIKISDLEGIEKHSKRTVKVTKQHNEDCKRLLRLMGVPTIEAPCEAEAQCTALCKSDKVFAVASEDMDTLTFGAPRFLRHLMDPSSRKIPVMEFEVSKVLEELRLTMDQFIDLCILSGCDYCDSIKGIGGQTALKLIRQHSCIEHILENINKERYKIPEEWPYQETRRLFKEPNVTMDVPELKWIAPDEEGLLSFLVNENGFNSDRVAKAIEKIKSAKNKSSQGRWSRYT; encoded by the exons ATGGGGATAAAG GGTTTGACGAAGCTCCTTGCGGACCACGCTCCCAAAGCTATGAAGGAACAGAAGTTTGAGAGTTATTTCGGCCGGAAGATTGCAATTGACGCTAGCATGAGCGTGTACCAGTTCCTT ATTGTTGTCGGAAGAACTGGCATGAACACTCTCACTAACCAGACTGGTGAAGTTACACG TCATTTGCAAGGGATGTTCAATCGAACTATCAGATTATTAGAAGCAGGTATCGAGCCAGT ATATGTATTTGACGGTCAACCTCCAGAGCTGAAGAAACAAGAATTTGCCAAGAG ataTTCAAAGAGGGAAGATGCAACTAACGATCTGAACACAGCAATTAAG ATTAGTGATCTAGAGGGAATTGAAAAGCACAGCAAAAGGACTGTCAAG GTAACCAAGCAACATAATGAAGATTGTAAACGTCTCTTAAGACTGATGGGTGTGCCTACTATTGAG GCACCGTGTGAAGCAGAAGCTCAATGCACAGCTCTTTGCAAAAGTGACAAG GTGTTTGCGGTTGCCTCAGAAGACATGGATACTTTAACTTTTGGGGCACCGAGGTTTCTCCGTCATTTAATGGATCCTAGTTCCAGAAAAATCCCTGTGATGGAATTTGAAGTTTCAAAG GTTCTTGAAGAGCTAAGACTCACTATGGATCAGTTCATTGATTTGTGTATTCTCTCTGGATGTGATTATTGTGATAGCATTAAAG GCATTGGAGGACAAACTGCTTTGAAGCTCATCCGTCAGCATAGTTGCATAGAGCATATCTTGGAGAACATAAACAAAGAAAG ATATAAAATTCCTGAAGAGTGGCCGTATCAAGAAACTCGACGTTTGTTCAAAGAACCAAATGTGACCATGGACGTTCCAGAACTAAAGTGGATAGCTCCAGATGAGGAG GGTCTTCTGAGCTTTCTGgtgaatgaaaatggattcaaCAGTGATCGAGTTGCTAAG gcaatagaaaaaattaaatcggCCAAGAACAAATCTTCCCAGGGCCG GTGGTCAAGATATACATAG
- the LOC122022909 gene encoding flap endonuclease 1-like isoform X6: MADKSFARDVQSNYQIIRSRYVFDGQPPELKKQEFAKRYSKREDATNDLNTAIKISDLEGIEKHSKRTVKVTKQHNEDCKRLLRLMGVPTIEAPCEAEAQCTALCKSDKVFAVASEDMDTLTFGAPRFLRHLMDPSSRKIPVMEFEVSKVLEELRLTMDQFIDLCILSGCDYCDSIKGIGGQTALKLIRQHSCIEHILENINKERYKIPEEWPYQETRRLFKEPNVTMDVPELKWIAPDEEGLLSFLVNENGFNSDRVAKAIEKIKSAKNKSSQGR; this comes from the exons ATGGCCGATAAGTCATTTGCAAGGGATGTTCAATCGAACTATCAGATTATTAGAAGCAG ATATGTATTTGACGGTCAACCTCCAGAGCTGAAGAAACAAGAATTTGCCAAGAG ataTTCAAAGAGGGAAGATGCAACTAACGATCTGAACACAGCAATTAAG ATTAGTGATCTAGAGGGAATTGAAAAGCACAGCAAAAGGACTGTCAAG GTAACCAAGCAACATAATGAAGATTGTAAACGTCTCTTAAGACTGATGGGTGTGCCTACTATTGAG GCACCGTGTGAAGCAGAAGCTCAATGCACAGCTCTTTGCAAAAGTGACAAG GTGTTTGCGGTTGCCTCAGAAGACATGGATACTTTAACTTTTGGGGCACCGAGGTTTCTCCGTCATTTAATGGATCCTAGTTCCAGAAAAATCCCTGTGATGGAATTTGAAGTTTCAAAG GTTCTTGAAGAGCTAAGACTCACTATGGATCAGTTCATTGATTTGTGTATTCTCTCTGGATGTGATTATTGTGATAGCATTAAAG GCATTGGAGGACAAACTGCTTTGAAGCTCATCCGTCAGCATAGTTGCATAGAGCATATCTTGGAGAACATAAACAAAGAAAG ATATAAAATTCCTGAAGAGTGGCCGTATCAAGAAACTCGACGTTTGTTCAAAGAACCAAATGTGACCATGGACGTTCCAGAACTAAAGTGGATAGCTCCAGATGAGGAG GGTCTTCTGAGCTTTCTGgtgaatgaaaatggattcaaCAGTGATCGAGTTGCTAAG gcaatagaaaaaattaaatcggCCAAGAACAAATCTTCCCAGGGCCGGTAG
- the LOC122022909 gene encoding flap endonuclease 1-A-like isoform X5, with amino-acid sequence MADKSFARDVQSNYQIIRSRYVFDGQPPELKKQEFAKRYSKREDATNDLNTAIKISDLEGIEKHSKRTVKVTKQHNEDCKRLLRLMGVPTIEAPCEAEAQCTALCKSDKVFAVASEDMDTLTFGAPRFLRHLMDPSSRKIPVMEFEVSKVLEELRLTMDQFIDLCILSGCDYCDSIKGIGGQTALKLIRQHSCIEHILENINKERYKIPEEWPYQETRRLFKEPNVTMDVPELKWIAPDEEGLLSFLVNENGFNSDRVAKVFVLFVVISSLLIVDYGSPYIKLFVNLSS; translated from the exons ATGGCCGATAAGTCATTTGCAAGGGATGTTCAATCGAACTATCAGATTATTAGAAGCAG ATATGTATTTGACGGTCAACCTCCAGAGCTGAAGAAACAAGAATTTGCCAAGAG ataTTCAAAGAGGGAAGATGCAACTAACGATCTGAACACAGCAATTAAG ATTAGTGATCTAGAGGGAATTGAAAAGCACAGCAAAAGGACTGTCAAG GTAACCAAGCAACATAATGAAGATTGTAAACGTCTCTTAAGACTGATGGGTGTGCCTACTATTGAG GCACCGTGTGAAGCAGAAGCTCAATGCACAGCTCTTTGCAAAAGTGACAAG GTGTTTGCGGTTGCCTCAGAAGACATGGATACTTTAACTTTTGGGGCACCGAGGTTTCTCCGTCATTTAATGGATCCTAGTTCCAGAAAAATCCCTGTGATGGAATTTGAAGTTTCAAAG GTTCTTGAAGAGCTAAGACTCACTATGGATCAGTTCATTGATTTGTGTATTCTCTCTGGATGTGATTATTGTGATAGCATTAAAG GCATTGGAGGACAAACTGCTTTGAAGCTCATCCGTCAGCATAGTTGCATAGAGCATATCTTGGAGAACATAAACAAAGAAAG ATATAAAATTCCTGAAGAGTGGCCGTATCAAGAAACTCGACGTTTGTTCAAAGAACCAAATGTGACCATGGACGTTCCAGAACTAAAGTGGATAGCTCCAGATGAGGAG GGTCTTCTGAGCTTTCTGgtgaatgaaaatggattcaaCAGTGATCGAGTTGCTAAGGTATTTGTCCTCTTCGTAGTGATTTCTTCTTTGCTAATAGTTGATTATGGAAGTCCCTATATTAAATTGTTTGTTAATCTCAGCTCCTAA
- the LOC122022909 gene encoding flap endonuclease 1-like isoform X1, which yields MGIKGLTKLLADHAPKAMKEQKFESYFGRKIAIDASMSVYQFLIVVGRTGMNTLTNQTGEVTRHLQGMFNRTIRLLEAGIEPVYVFDGQPPELKKQEFAKRYSKREDATNDLNTAIKISDLEGIEKHSKRTVKVTKQHNEDCKRLLRLMGVPTIEAPCEAEAQCTALCKSDKVFAVASEDMDTLTFGAPRFLRHLMDPSSRKIPVMEFEVSKVLEELRLTMDQFIDLCILSGCDYCDSIKGIGGQTALKLIRQHSCIEHILENINKERYKIPEEWPYQETRRLFKEPNVTMDVPELKWIAPDEEGLLSFLVNENGFNSDRVAKVFVLFVVISSLLIVDYGSPYIKLFVNLSS from the exons ATGGGGATAAAG GGTTTGACGAAGCTCCTTGCGGACCACGCTCCCAAAGCTATGAAGGAACAGAAGTTTGAGAGTTATTTCGGCCGGAAGATTGCAATTGACGCTAGCATGAGCGTGTACCAGTTCCTT ATTGTTGTCGGAAGAACTGGCATGAACACTCTCACTAACCAGACTGGTGAAGTTACACG TCATTTGCAAGGGATGTTCAATCGAACTATCAGATTATTAGAAGCAGGTATCGAGCCAGT ATATGTATTTGACGGTCAACCTCCAGAGCTGAAGAAACAAGAATTTGCCAAGAG ataTTCAAAGAGGGAAGATGCAACTAACGATCTGAACACAGCAATTAAG ATTAGTGATCTAGAGGGAATTGAAAAGCACAGCAAAAGGACTGTCAAG GTAACCAAGCAACATAATGAAGATTGTAAACGTCTCTTAAGACTGATGGGTGTGCCTACTATTGAG GCACCGTGTGAAGCAGAAGCTCAATGCACAGCTCTTTGCAAAAGTGACAAG GTGTTTGCGGTTGCCTCAGAAGACATGGATACTTTAACTTTTGGGGCACCGAGGTTTCTCCGTCATTTAATGGATCCTAGTTCCAGAAAAATCCCTGTGATGGAATTTGAAGTTTCAAAG GTTCTTGAAGAGCTAAGACTCACTATGGATCAGTTCATTGATTTGTGTATTCTCTCTGGATGTGATTATTGTGATAGCATTAAAG GCATTGGAGGACAAACTGCTTTGAAGCTCATCCGTCAGCATAGTTGCATAGAGCATATCTTGGAGAACATAAACAAAGAAAG ATATAAAATTCCTGAAGAGTGGCCGTATCAAGAAACTCGACGTTTGTTCAAAGAACCAAATGTGACCATGGACGTTCCAGAACTAAAGTGGATAGCTCCAGATGAGGAG GGTCTTCTGAGCTTTCTGgtgaatgaaaatggattcaaCAGTGATCGAGTTGCTAAGGTATTTGTCCTCTTCGTAGTGATTTCTTCTTTGCTAATAGTTGATTATGGAAGTCCCTATATTAAATTGTTTGTTAATCTCAGCTCCTAA
- the LOC122022909 gene encoding flap endonuclease 1-A-like isoform X4, translating to MNTLTNQTGEVTRHLQGMFNRTIRLLEAGIEPVYVFDGQPPELKKQEFAKRYSKREDATNDLNTAIKISDLEGIEKHSKRTVKVTKQHNEDCKRLLRLMGVPTIEAPCEAEAQCTALCKSDKVFAVASEDMDTLTFGAPRFLRHLMDPSSRKIPVMEFEVSKVLEELRLTMDQFIDLCILSGCDYCDSIKGIGGQTALKLIRQHSCIEHILENINKERYKIPEEWPYQETRRLFKEPNVTMDVPELKWIAPDEEGLLSFLVNENGFNSDRVAKVFVLFVVISSLLIVDYGSPYIKLFVNLSS from the exons ATGAACACTCTCACTAACCAGACTGGTGAAGTTACACG TCATTTGCAAGGGATGTTCAATCGAACTATCAGATTATTAGAAGCAGGTATCGAGCCAGT ATATGTATTTGACGGTCAACCTCCAGAGCTGAAGAAACAAGAATTTGCCAAGAG ataTTCAAAGAGGGAAGATGCAACTAACGATCTGAACACAGCAATTAAG ATTAGTGATCTAGAGGGAATTGAAAAGCACAGCAAAAGGACTGTCAAG GTAACCAAGCAACATAATGAAGATTGTAAACGTCTCTTAAGACTGATGGGTGTGCCTACTATTGAG GCACCGTGTGAAGCAGAAGCTCAATGCACAGCTCTTTGCAAAAGTGACAAG GTGTTTGCGGTTGCCTCAGAAGACATGGATACTTTAACTTTTGGGGCACCGAGGTTTCTCCGTCATTTAATGGATCCTAGTTCCAGAAAAATCCCTGTGATGGAATTTGAAGTTTCAAAG GTTCTTGAAGAGCTAAGACTCACTATGGATCAGTTCATTGATTTGTGTATTCTCTCTGGATGTGATTATTGTGATAGCATTAAAG GCATTGGAGGACAAACTGCTTTGAAGCTCATCCGTCAGCATAGTTGCATAGAGCATATCTTGGAGAACATAAACAAAGAAAG ATATAAAATTCCTGAAGAGTGGCCGTATCAAGAAACTCGACGTTTGTTCAAAGAACCAAATGTGACCATGGACGTTCCAGAACTAAAGTGGATAGCTCCAGATGAGGAG GGTCTTCTGAGCTTTCTGgtgaatgaaaatggattcaaCAGTGATCGAGTTGCTAAGGTATTTGTCCTCTTCGTAGTGATTTCTTCTTTGCTAATAGTTGATTATGGAAGTCCCTATATTAAATTGTTTGTTAATCTCAGCTCCTAA